One window from the genome of Crassostrea angulata isolate pt1a10 chromosome 2, ASM2561291v2, whole genome shotgun sequence encodes:
- the LOC128172725 gene encoding uncharacterized protein LOC128172725 isoform X1, translating to MQLQTVKHCCCIKKEHASQKEVTGTHKFRKEIDLFTMGQRISSHSNAAWDGTMVNIHTMSWSRVIWKEKDIEVEEVIPSSWIAGNKVLWPPVSNAGAKKAIRQQWTPEQKWTSFELVRIKMSSDEKKDCDIANITTCDESEESSGDEVPLGKRIPKKKSFGTEFATGSTLETDSSKTSCNNPVLPAPPQPPKRSSSKTQKSNGTLHLSFLIITSSS from the exons ATGCAACTCCAAACTGTTAAACACTGTTGTTGTATAAAAAAGGAACATGCATCTCAAAAGGAGGTTACTGGAACACACAAATTTCGAAAAGAAATTGATTTGTTTACCATGGGACAGAGGATATCTTCTCATTCCAATGCTGCATGGGATGGAACGAtggtaaacatacat ACAATGTCATGGAGTCGAGTAATTTGGAAGGAAAAGGACATAGAGGTGGAAGAAGTTATTCCTTCCAGCTGGATTGCAGGAAACAAAGTTCTTTGGCCACCCGTGTCAAATGCTGGGGCAAAGAAAGCTATACGACAACAATGGACCCCTGAGCAAAAGTGGACCAGTTTTGAATTGGTCAGAATAAAAATGTCTTCTG ATGAGAAAAAAGATTGTGATATCGCAAACATCACAACATGTGACGAGTCTGAGGAGTCTTCAGGTGATGAGGTTCCACTGGGGAAGAGGATTCCCAAAAAGAAATCTTTTGGAACAGAGTTTGCCACAg GAAGTACACTAGAAACAGATAGTTCCAAAACCAGCTGTAATAATCCAGTCCTTCCTGCGCCACCACAACCTCCAAAGAGGTCGAGTTCTAAAACACAGAAATCAAATGGTACATTGCATTTATCATTCTTGATCATTACTTCCTCATCGTGA
- the LOC128172725 gene encoding uncharacterized protein LOC128172725 isoform X2: protein MSWSRVIWKEKDIEVEEVIPSSWIAGNKVLWPPVSNAGAKKAIRQQWTPEQKWTSFELVRIKMSSDEKKDCDIANITTCDESEESSGDEVPLGKRIPKKKSFGTEFATGSTLETDSSKTSCNNPVLPAPPQPPKRSSSKTQKSNGTLHLSFLIITSSS from the exons ATGTCATGGAGTCGAGTAATTTGGAAGGAAAAGGACATAGAGGTGGAAGAAGTTATTCCTTCCAGCTGGATTGCAGGAAACAAAGTTCTTTGGCCACCCGTGTCAAATGCTGGGGCAAAGAAAGCTATACGACAACAATGGACCCCTGAGCAAAAGTGGACCAGTTTTGAATTGGTCAGAATAAAAATGTCTTCTG ATGAGAAAAAAGATTGTGATATCGCAAACATCACAACATGTGACGAGTCTGAGGAGTCTTCAGGTGATGAGGTTCCACTGGGGAAGAGGATTCCCAAAAAGAAATCTTTTGGAACAGAGTTTGCCACAg GAAGTACACTAGAAACAGATAGTTCCAAAACCAGCTGTAATAATCCAGTCCTTCCTGCGCCACCACAACCTCCAAAGAGGTCGAGTTCTAAAACACAGAAATCAAATGGTACATTGCATTTATCATTCTTGATCATTACTTCCTCATCGTGA